GGTGTTGAATGAAGCGTCTCTCTCAAAAGGCACGATGAAGCTTCCAGTTGAACCATTGATGGACATCGAAACAGCATCTACGTTTACCACGTCTTTTCTGCCTGCAGCGCTGATGGTGATACGGGTGTTGTACACTGCTTCATCCGTAGTTGGTGCCGTCGCCGAAATGGTGTATGTCTGCCATGATCGCGACAGTGAGACAGTCTGGGTTGTTGATTCCAATGGGTCGCTATAGATTTGCTGATTTCTGAAGCTGATATCAAGCTTGGCTTTATCTCCCTTTTTGCCACCGCGGAGCCATAGGGTTACCGTCACGTTGTCACCATTGGATGCCGGATTGGGCTGGTGAATACTTGCACGTTGCGAGAGCCGAATTGCGTAATTGCCATCATAGGCATTGGCTGGATTGTTTATACGTTTAACCCCTTTCTGGTTGGCATAGCGCCAGGCAAAACCGCCAAACGGTGCCGCTTCTTCAAAACTGCCATTGGCAACATCCCCGTTGAGTCCAAATCCGCTGACAACATCTGAAGCAGCGGATGTCCATCCCATTACGCCGGATAGATGTGTAGCAAGCACGTTCGCCATGCCAGCATGATCATATTCACTCCCGTGAAACTGCTCAAATACCCAGGGGAAAATGGTAGATGACATGTTGGCATCGTTACGTTCCGCAATCACTTCGTGGGTGTAGTTGGCCGGCTCGTTTTTATCCCAGCCAAAAGCATTGAAAAGCATAATGTGTGCCTGAGGATGAACGGTACGCAACGCATCCAGGAAGTTGTGGTAGTCCTGTTTGATTTCCGCCTTCGGTTTCCCCACATCGTTAGCGCCGAGGTTGACAACAACTACATCAGGGCGGTACCGGTCAAAATCCCATAAGGCTGACGCGTCCCACCAATCGGTCTGGTTGTATTTTTCGTGCAAAGACGAGATGGTTTCGCCACTTGCTGAAATGTTGTGGTATGAAGCATCGAACATGCGGGC
The nucleotide sequence above comes from Bacteroidota bacterium. Encoded proteins:
- a CDS encoding GDSL-type esterase/lipase family protein, producing MAGFADTGNVVDVTPTDEALHYMGRWDMANPARPAAGWQGASITMNFTGQALSVTLAAGTATEYFRVVLDDDTAGSHKIAVTANKATYQIATSLSAGPHKVEVIKETYEGTNATFFGFSITGANAGTLPPPAPPTRRIEFYGDSNLAGQSLESEEDEAYTSLRGSFFGYAGITARMFDASYHNISASGETISSLHEKYNQTDWWDASALWDFDRYRPDVVVVNLGANDVGKPKAEIKQDYHNFLDALRTVHPQAHIMLFNAFGWDKNEPANYTHEVIAERNDANMSSTIFPWVFEQFHGSEYDHAGMANVLATHLSGVMGWTSAASDVVSGFGLNGDVANGSFEEAAPFGGFAWRYANQKGVKRINNPANAYDGNYAIRLSQRASIHQPNPASNGDNVTVTLWLRGGKKGDKAKLDISFRNQQIYSDPLESTTQTVSLSRSWQTYTISATAPTTDEAVYNTRITISAAGRKDVVNVDAVSMSINGSTGSFIVPFERDASFNTPSLAPLTFALNPAYPNPFSNRTTISYTLAEDAQVRLEVFDVLGRSVATLVDHYQPATKYQLEFEADTLPQGIYFYRLSADEYTATRLLHVKK